One window from the genome of Canis aureus isolate CA01 chromosome 18, VMU_Caureus_v.1.0, whole genome shotgun sequence encodes:
- the LOC144288332 gene encoding uncharacterized protein LOC144288332: MQTNGPDFSHLKHFLELRRHTGQTTRHIPIGVGMPDADAETLVAGSHEHAHSIHILHHHRKNRGKAPVYRVLGSFLKIPTTTTAWHYQLFKFSIPRLQSLPQVYNED; this comes from the exons GATTTCTCACACTTGAAACACTTCTTGGAACTCAGACGACATACTGGTCAAACCACAAGGCACAT TCCCATTGGTGTGGGCATGCCAGATGCTGATGCTGAGACTTTGGTGGCTGGGAGCCATGAACATGCCCACAGTATCCATATTCTTCATCATCATAGAAAGAACAGAGGGAAGGCCCCCGTGTACAGAGTTCTTGGCTCTTTTCTAAAAATCCCAACTACCACCACAGCTTGGCATTACCAGCTTTTCAAGTTTTCCATCCCAAGGCTGCAATCTCTACCTCAGGTTTACAATGAGGACTAA